One region of Triticum aestivum cultivar Chinese Spring chromosome 6B, IWGSC CS RefSeq v2.1, whole genome shotgun sequence genomic DNA includes:
- the LOC123135461 gene encoding uncharacterized protein — MAAVSKVLEDDDLLTEILLRTVFTTTLLNSAPVCTRWLAHVSDRAFLRRFREIHPPRLLGFYINKGESTPNFIPILPQPRELTAVIQRATSSFGTYQRVPSVPTYILGCRNGNVLIRQHDKIGTTFAVHKVVCPERGMDILPPFPRPQSQYLFDGTAYSRILPKEEGDDLSYLYVLMHQTRDGKHRLYIYILKHGIWRMNHSLIIQQPPRPWSVLKSVLSNNKIYVPAGWSNIIVLDLVASSFSIIELPEGMEYGERNTILSQADDVAGVYLIVVKKFQLRIWLHNGYTWLLMDTIYLREMFVDLSVSDGNASLLINQAGDNAEFVFLDMGRCTFLLDIKRRTMHKVYEKEDGDKFFCEIHPLMMIWPPVFHALKDDPTRNAMLRLKIKDMDGH, encoded by the exons atggcggcggtatccaagGTGCTCGAGGACGACGACCTCCTCACTGAGATCCTCCTCCGCACCGTCTTCACCACCACCCTTCTCAACTCCGCCCCCGTATGCACACGCTGGCTCGCCCATGTCTCCGACCGCGCCTTCCTCCGTCGATTTCGTGAGATCCACCCGCCCCGCCTTcttggcttctacatcaacaaagGTGAGAGCACCCCAAACTTCATCCCAATACTGCCTCAGCCCCGTGAACTCACAGCTGTCATCCAACGCGCAACCTCTAGCTTTGGCACCTATCAGAGAGTACCGTCGGTACCAACCTACATccttggttgccggaatggcaacgTCCTCATTAGGCAGCATGATAAAATTGGAACCACGTTTGCAGTGCACAAAGTGGTGTGTCCTGAGAGAGGCATGGACATCCTCCCACCGTTTCCACGCCCCCAATCTCAGTACTTATTCGACGGCACTGCTTACTCTAGAATCCTGCCCAAAGAAGAAGGCGATGACTTGTCTTACTTGTATGTGTTGATGCACCAAACAAGGGACGGAAAACACAGGCTGTACATATATATCTTGAAACATGGCATATGGCGCATGAATCATAGCTTGATCATACAACAGCCCCCTCGTCCATGGTCAGTACTTAAATCTGTGTTATCCAACAATAAAATCTATGTGCCAGCTGGCTGGAGCAACATCATTGTCTTGGATTTGGTGGCCTCAAGTTTCTCCATAATTGAGCTCCCAGAAGGGATGGAGTATGGTGAGAGAAACACTATATTGTCACAGGCCGATGATGTTGCTGGTGTATATCTAATCGTTGTCAAGAAGTTTCAACTTCGCATCTGGCTCCACAACGGGTACACATGGTTGCTGATGGACACCATTTATCTGCGTGAGATGTTTGTTGATTTGAGTGTGTCAGATGGCAATGCTTCTCTCCTAATAAACCAGGCAGGAGACAATGCTGAGTTTGTGTTCTTGGACATGGGTCGATGCACATTCCTCTTGGACATCAAGCGCAGAACAATGCATAAGGTGTATGAGAAGGAAGACGGTGATAAATTTTTCTGTGAAATCCATCCTCTTATGATGATATGGCCTCCCGTATTTCATGCACTCAAGGATGATCCTACAAG AAATGCCATGCTCAGGCTCAAGATTAAGGATATGGATGGACACTAG